The Rhodocytophaga rosea genome has a segment encoding these proteins:
- a CDS encoding FkbM family methyltransferase, whose protein sequence is MQLFFKILFKDIYHLLATRNSREFLRLAFLHGDAPRYQLRKVSFLGYRFQVPDGLSFLWQFKEIFTDEAYKFHASHTIPVIYDCGANVGTSCLYFKRLYPQAKIRAFEADPQIAQLLEKNLQANGITDVSVVSKAVWIDEQGIEIGLEGADGASVFSQGKKITIPSVRLSQELQTEPYIDMLKIDIEGAETAVLEDCKDSLNQVGHIFIEYHAYLHQPQDLDKILHILTQNNFRYFIRDAQDRKSPFVAYYYKNNNGMDLQLNIFAYRVK, encoded by the coding sequence ATGCAATTGTTCTTTAAGATACTTTTCAAAGACATATACCACCTGCTGGCTACCAGAAATAGCCGGGAGTTTTTACGGCTGGCTTTTTTGCATGGAGATGCGCCAAGGTATCAGTTGCGAAAGGTAAGTTTCCTGGGATACCGTTTTCAGGTACCCGATGGATTGTCGTTTTTATGGCAGTTTAAAGAAATATTCACCGACGAAGCCTATAAATTTCATGCCAGCCATACCATTCCTGTGATTTATGATTGCGGTGCCAACGTGGGCACCAGTTGTCTGTATTTTAAACGTTTATATCCACAAGCGAAAATACGTGCTTTTGAAGCAGATCCTCAGATTGCCCAATTGTTGGAAAAGAACCTGCAAGCCAATGGCATTACTGATGTATCTGTTGTAAGCAAAGCAGTCTGGATAGATGAGCAGGGAATAGAGATTGGTCTGGAAGGAGCAGATGGGGCATCGGTATTCAGCCAGGGAAAGAAAATTACAATTCCATCGGTGCGTCTCAGCCAGGAACTGCAAACCGAACCTTATATTGACATGCTTAAAATTGATATTGAAGGGGCAGAAACAGCTGTGCTGGAAGATTGTAAAGATAGTTTGAATCAGGTTGGGCATATTTTTATTGAATACCATGCCTACTTACATCAGCCGCAGGATCTGGATAAGATTTTACACATTCTTACACAGAATAATTTCAGGTATTTTATCCGTGATGCCCAGGACCGGAAAAGTCCGTTTGTAGCGTACTACTATAAAAATAATAACGGAATGGACTTACAATTAAATATTTTTGCCTACCGGGTAAAATGA
- a CDS encoding MOSC domain-containing protein: MPEKIAGAKIGELLTKLPHPGIVTWIGIRSGRGMPVTAVEQVEVIQAKGLAGDHYKGMASSTRHVTLIQAEHLASMASFLGMSEVNPALVRRNIVIKGLNLLALKDKQFFVGSALLEMTGLCHPCSRMEEVLGEGGYNAMRGHGGITARIIQGGTISIGDQVVVHSEIVKPIL; encoded by the coding sequence ATGCCTGAAAAAATAGCTGGTGCCAAGATTGGTGAGTTACTCACCAAATTACCTCATCCTGGAATCGTTACCTGGATTGGAATCCGTTCGGGTCGTGGAATGCCAGTTACAGCTGTTGAGCAAGTAGAAGTTATTCAGGCAAAAGGATTAGCAGGAGATCATTATAAAGGAATGGCTAGCAGCACCAGGCATGTTACACTTATTCAGGCAGAACACCTGGCAAGCATGGCATCTTTTCTGGGAATGTCAGAAGTAAATCCGGCTTTGGTCAGAAGGAATATTGTAATAAAGGGCTTGAATCTGCTGGCTTTGAAAGACAAACAGTTTTTTGTGGGATCTGCCTTACTGGAAATGACTGGCTTATGTCATCCCTGTTCCCGGATGGAAGAAGTGCTAGGTGAAGGAGGCTATAATGCAATGCGAGGACATGGAGGCATTACTGCCAGAATTATACAGGGAGGCACCATCAGCATTGGCGATCAGGTAGTTGTACATTCAGAAATTGTAAAGCCAATCTTATAA
- a CDS encoding acyl-CoA thioesterase: MVLQKFVKDSLTTMTELVLPNDTNTLNNLMGGKMMHWMDIVSAIAAQKHSNRIVVTASVDNVSFAQPIKLGNVVTLRAQVTRAFTSSMEVFIEVWGEDIPAGQRYISNKAFFTFVAMDQNGKPAHVPEVVPETEEEKALYASALRRRQLRLVLAGRMKPHDASELKALFELENPEV, from the coding sequence ATGGTTCTCCAGAAATTTGTAAAAGATTCACTTACCACCATGACCGAACTGGTGCTGCCCAATGATACCAATACGTTGAATAACCTGATGGGAGGAAAAATGATGCATTGGATGGACATTGTTTCAGCCATTGCAGCGCAAAAACATTCTAACCGGATTGTAGTAACTGCTTCTGTGGATAATGTTTCTTTTGCCCAACCTATTAAACTGGGTAATGTAGTTACCTTGCGCGCCCAAGTTACCAGGGCATTTACTTCTTCTATGGAAGTATTTATTGAAGTTTGGGGGGAAGACATTCCGGCCGGACAACGGTACATAAGTAATAAGGCTTTTTTTACTTTTGTAGCCATGGATCAGAATGGTAAGCCAGCCCATGTGCCGGAAGTGGTACCTGAAACGGAAGAAGAAAAAGCGTTATATGCGAGTGCACTTCGGAGGCGTCAGCTTAGGCTGGTTCTGGCCGGACGTATGAAACCCCATGATGCCAGTGAACTAAAAGCTTTATTTGAACTGGAAAATCCTGAAGTATAA
- a CDS encoding diacylglycerol/lipid kinase family protein — protein MKALHTVSSKKRVLFIVNPRSGTRSKTGIQELIRANVPAEYFDYQIEFTKAGGHAIELSAKAAAEGIEYVVAVGGDGTMNEVAQSLLYTSSTLGIIPMGSGNGLARDLNIPLAAMSALRLLVEGKKICIDSCTLNDRPFFCTAGVGFDAHIGQCFSMQKKRGFQTYVQTTLWEYANYQPETYRLQIDGKWIEKKAFLISFANAAQYGNNAYIAPKASMQDGLIDVCLLRPFPAVQAINMGVKLFNRTIDGSAYMHIWRAPSVRVERKAPAPVHIDGEPCLMEETLTVKVRPNSLNVLVP, from the coding sequence TTGAAGGCTTTGCACACGGTTTCTTCAAAAAAGAGGGTTTTATTTATTGTGAATCCCCGTTCGGGCACTCGTTCTAAAACAGGGATTCAAGAACTAATCCGGGCAAATGTACCTGCTGAATATTTCGATTACCAGATCGAATTTACAAAAGCAGGAGGGCATGCCATTGAGTTATCCGCAAAAGCTGCCGCAGAAGGCATTGAATATGTAGTAGCGGTTGGAGGTGATGGCACCATGAATGAAGTAGCACAAAGTCTGTTATATACTTCCAGTACGCTCGGCATTATTCCCATGGGCTCAGGTAATGGACTAGCCCGGGATTTGAATATTCCTCTGGCCGCCATGAGTGCGCTGCGCCTGCTGGTAGAAGGAAAAAAAATCTGCATAGATTCCTGTACTTTAAATGACCGGCCTTTCTTTTGCACGGCCGGAGTAGGTTTTGATGCCCACATTGGGCAGTGTTTTTCTATGCAGAAAAAAAGAGGCTTTCAGACCTATGTACAGACTACTTTATGGGAATATGCCAACTATCAGCCGGAAACCTACCGCTTACAGATTGATGGCAAATGGATAGAAAAAAAAGCATTTCTGATCAGTTTTGCAAACGCAGCCCAATATGGAAATAATGCGTATATAGCTCCTAAAGCAAGTATGCAAGATGGATTAATAGATGTTTGTTTACTGCGTCCGTTTCCGGCAGTACAGGCAATAAATATGGGAGTAAAACTATTCAACCGCACTATTGATGGGTCGGCATATATGCATATCTGGAGGGCTCCATCTGTACGTGTAGAAAGAAAAGCACCTGCGCCGGTTCATATTGATGGAGAGCCTTGTTTAATGGAGGAAACACTGACAGTTAAGGTTAGGCCGAATAGCCTGAATGTACTGGTCCCGTAA
- a CDS encoding DsbA family oxidoreductase, translated as MNKPTIRIDIVSDIVCPWCYIGKRRLERALDKLSDKFDFVLEYHPFELNPAMPIEGVKQQEYLIKKFGSTERYHQLTRQVTQVAAQEDISFHYDKQQVSPNTRNAHRLVQLANQEGKQVEMVEALFKAYFTDGIDLSKRENMLAVAVQVGLDREKTSKLLASEEGLLQIALAEQELQKLGITGVPFYIVNNTYGISGAQPLDAFVQVFEQIGSEVAVSAEGDACDIDGNNC; from the coding sequence ATGAATAAACCAACCATTAGAATTGATATTGTCTCCGATATAGTATGTCCCTGGTGTTATATAGGCAAACGCAGACTGGAAAGAGCCCTGGACAAACTTTCAGATAAATTTGATTTTGTTCTCGAATACCATCCGTTTGAACTCAATCCGGCTATGCCCATTGAAGGTGTTAAGCAACAGGAATACCTGATCAAAAAATTTGGCAGCACAGAACGTTACCATCAATTGACCAGGCAAGTAACCCAGGTAGCGGCTCAGGAAGACATCTCTTTTCACTATGACAAACAGCAGGTTTCACCCAATACCCGAAATGCCCACCGGCTCGTACAATTAGCTAATCAGGAAGGCAAACAGGTAGAAATGGTAGAAGCCTTATTCAAAGCCTATTTTACGGATGGCATCGATCTGTCCAAGCGTGAAAACATGCTTGCAGTAGCCGTTCAGGTGGGGCTGGATAGAGAAAAAACAAGTAAACTATTGGCCAGTGAAGAAGGTTTGCTACAGATTGCATTAGCAGAACAAGAATTGCAGAAACTGGGGATTACTGGCGTACCGTTCTACATTGTAAATAACACCTATGGTATTTCTGGTGCCCAGCCTTTAGATGCTTTTGTACAAGTTTTTGAACAGATTGGCTCAGAAGTAGCGGTGAGTGCTGAAGGAGATGCCTGCGATATTGATGGCAATAATTGCTAA
- a CDS encoding MBL fold metallo-hydrolase, protein MNLHVIDTGLFKLDGGAMFGVVPKTIWKKTNPADENNMCTWAMRCLLIEDGNQLILIDNGIGTKQDAKFLSYYYLHGDADLLSSIRKAGFSPNDITDMVLTHLHFDHCGGGTQYNTNRSGLELTFKNARYWTNSAHWQWATQPNPREKASFLKENLLPMQESGHLQFIKPGTPSPFSNIDFIFVDGHTEKMMLPRIRYNNQTIVFVADLIPSSSHIPIPYVMGYDTRPLLTMEEKTQFLNQAAQENYLLFFEHDPYHECATVSVTEKGIRMHRKGKLKEMVH, encoded by the coding sequence ATGAACCTGCACGTAATTGATACTGGTTTGTTTAAACTGGATGGAGGAGCTATGTTTGGAGTAGTGCCTAAAACCATCTGGAAGAAAACCAATCCGGCTGATGAGAATAATATGTGTACCTGGGCTATGCGTTGCTTGTTAATAGAGGATGGTAACCAGCTTATTCTTATAGACAACGGCATAGGTACCAAACAAGATGCAAAATTCCTGAGCTATTATTACCTGCATGGTGACGCTGACCTTTTAAGTTCTATTCGTAAGGCAGGTTTTTCGCCGAATGACATTACCGATATGGTACTCACCCACCTGCATTTCGATCACTGTGGAGGTGGCACTCAGTACAATACTAATCGATCAGGTCTGGAACTTACCTTTAAAAACGCCCGATACTGGACCAATTCAGCGCACTGGCAATGGGCTACTCAACCCAATCCCAGAGAGAAAGCAAGTTTTCTGAAAGAAAATCTATTGCCGATGCAGGAAAGCGGGCATTTGCAATTTATAAAGCCGGGTACTCCTTCGCCTTTTTCCAATATAGATTTCATATTTGTAGACGGGCATACCGAAAAAATGATGCTCCCACGTATACGCTATAATAACCAGACTATCGTATTTGTAGCTGATCTTATTCCTTCCAGCAGCCACATTCCCATTCCCTATGTGATGGGTTATGATACCAGGCCACTCTTGACGATGGAAGAAAAAACACAATTCCTTAATCAAGCTGCACAAGAAAACTACCTGCTTTTTTTTGAGCACGATCCCTATCACGAATGTGCTACAGTATCTGTTACGGAGAAAGGCATTCGTATGCACAGAAAAGGGAAGTTGAAAGAAATGGTACATTAG
- a CDS encoding lysophospholipid acyltransferase family protein, with product MLLLIAKFYYWLIGWRAVKTIPPHVKKYVMIGAPHTSNWDFPIAMAALILLRVKVNYLAKKELFKFPLGIIMRFFGGMAVDRSKHTGMVDQMISLFQEHNQLVLLIPPEGTRGYVKDWKSGFYHVALGANVPIALSYLDYGKKEAGIAKFYYPSGNYQKDIEEIKSFYRGITAKHPEKSSVR from the coding sequence ATGCTGCTACTTATTGCAAAATTTTACTATTGGCTTATCGGCTGGAGAGCTGTTAAAACCATTCCACCGCACGTAAAAAAATACGTAATGATCGGAGCACCGCACACCAGTAACTGGGATTTTCCCATTGCTATGGCGGCATTAATTCTATTGAGAGTAAAAGTAAATTACCTGGCCAAAAAAGAACTTTTTAAATTCCCACTGGGTATTATAATGCGTTTTTTTGGAGGAATGGCTGTAGACCGCTCTAAACATACTGGTATGGTAGACCAGATGATTTCCCTGTTCCAGGAACACAATCAACTTGTGTTACTAATTCCGCCGGAAGGAACCAGAGGCTATGTTAAAGACTGGAAATCCGGATTTTATCATGTAGCTCTAGGAGCCAATGTTCCTATCGCCCTGTCTTATCTAGATTATGGCAAAAAAGAAGCAGGCATCGCAAAATTCTATTATCCTTCCGGAAATTACCAGAAAGACATTGAAGAAATTAAAAGTTTTTACCGCGGCATTACTGCCAAACATCCCGAAAAATCCAGTGTGAGATAA
- a CDS encoding GNAT family N-acetyltransferase: MTHAELNTDIAKAHSSDFQEITEVWEASVRATHHFLQEKDIQYFKPLILNEYLWHVYLFCIRNEKQQITGFLGIAGNKIEMLFIHPEAMGKGIGKKLITYAIQHLQATEVDVNEQNEQALGFYLHTGFKVVNRSETDGLGKPFPILHLALANSTIIS; this comes from the coding sequence ATGACTCACGCTGAATTGAATACAGACATAGCAAAAGCCCATTCTTCCGATTTTCAGGAGATAACTGAAGTATGGGAAGCATCTGTACGGGCTACTCATCATTTTTTGCAGGAAAAAGACATCCAATATTTCAAACCGCTGATCCTGAATGAGTATTTATGGCATGTTTATCTATTCTGTATCCGAAATGAGAAGCAGCAAATAACAGGCTTTTTAGGTATTGCGGGAAATAAAATTGAAATGCTGTTTATCCATCCGGAAGCCATGGGAAAAGGGATTGGTAAAAAATTGATTACTTATGCCATCCAGCACCTCCAGGCAACCGAAGTAGATGTGAATGAACAGAATGAGCAAGCGCTAGGATTTTATTTGCACACTGGCTTTAAAGTCGTAAACCGTTCCGAAACAGATGGTCTGGGTAAGCCTTTTCCTATCCTGCATCTGGCACTGGCAAATAGTACCATCATTTCCTGA
- a CDS encoding MFS transporter: MNQLKTASLSATSTLYPVLLTISLVHLLNDSIQSVIPAIFPIIQQTLHLTYFELGCIAFANNFVASIMQPVIGWYTDSKPLPYLLPIGMAFTLAGMLGLAFSFSLGLIILSVTLVGIGSAVFHPEASRVVVMAAGQRRGLSQSIFQVGGNAGQSLAPIMTILIFVPLGQFGAIWFTVIAAIAIILLMYIASWYRQQLLVYEFPVRKERTVTATNKSRNKKVGFALFLIVFLVFVRAFYGAGITNFYAFYLIENYGLSIKDAQFYVFLYLVAAAVGILSGGPLSDRFGKKNVILYSMIASAPLSIILPHVSLAWTYPLLLLNGFVVVSSFSVTLVYALELIPGKVGMISGMVFGLSFGMAAVGAIALGGLADVMGLKFIMVLCGFLPALGILTVFLPSEKQIKEWNAENA, encoded by the coding sequence ATGAATCAGTTAAAAACGGCTTCTCTTTCAGCGACCTCAACCTTGTACCCGGTTTTGCTTACCATCAGCCTGGTACATCTGCTCAATGATTCTATTCAGTCGGTAATTCCGGCGATTTTTCCCATTATCCAGCAAACGCTTCATCTCACTTATTTTGAACTAGGCTGTATTGCCTTTGCAAATAATTTTGTAGCCTCCATTATGCAACCGGTAATTGGCTGGTATACAGATTCCAAACCTTTACCTTATCTGCTGCCCATCGGCATGGCATTTACCCTAGCCGGTATGCTTGGATTAGCCTTCTCCTTTAGTTTAGGACTTATTATTCTTTCAGTAACCCTGGTAGGGATTGGCTCTGCTGTTTTTCATCCGGAAGCTTCCAGAGTAGTGGTAATGGCTGCCGGGCAGAGAAGAGGCTTGTCTCAGTCTATTTTTCAGGTAGGAGGAAATGCCGGGCAATCTCTGGCTCCTATTATGACTATCCTGATATTTGTGCCTCTGGGTCAGTTTGGAGCCATCTGGTTCACAGTAATTGCAGCAATAGCCATTATCTTGCTGATGTATATTGCCAGCTGGTACCGCCAGCAATTACTGGTTTACGAATTTCCAGTTAGAAAAGAACGTACGGTTACCGCTACAAATAAAAGCAGAAACAAAAAAGTTGGGTTTGCCTTGTTTCTGATCGTATTTCTAGTATTCGTACGAGCATTCTATGGGGCAGGGATTACAAACTTTTACGCCTTTTACCTGATAGAAAATTATGGGCTAAGTATAAAAGATGCCCAGTTCTATGTATTTCTGTATCTGGTGGCAGCGGCCGTGGGTATATTATCTGGTGGTCCTTTATCCGACAGGTTTGGAAAGAAAAATGTAATCCTATATTCCATGATTGCCTCTGCCCCCTTGTCCATTATACTCCCTCATGTTAGCCTTGCCTGGACCTATCCTTTGTTGCTACTGAATGGTTTTGTGGTTGTATCCAGTTTTTCAGTAACACTCGTATATGCCCTTGAACTGATTCCTGGCAAGGTGGGAATGATCTCAGGAATGGTATTTGGCCTTTCCTTTGGGATGGCAGCGGTGGGTGCTATTGCGTTAGGTGGTCTGGCTGATGTGATGGGACTTAAGTTTATCATGGTTCTTTGCGGATTTCTGCCTGCGCTGGGGATACTTACTGTATTTCTGCCTTCGGAAAAACAAATCAAAGAATGGAATGCTGAAAATGCATAA
- a CDS encoding DUF4286 family protein gives MILYSITINIDHQVHEEWLTWIKNEHIPDMLATGLFVENKVLRLLNEFDNGGITYSFQYYLNSMEDYIRYETEHASRLQDEHIKKFRDRFVTFQTLLEVVE, from the coding sequence ATGATTTTATACAGCATCACTATTAATATAGACCACCAGGTACATGAAGAGTGGCTCACCTGGATAAAAAATGAACATATTCCTGATATGCTGGCTACCGGCTTGTTTGTGGAGAATAAAGTGCTTCGTTTGCTCAATGAATTTGATAATGGGGGCATTACTTATTCTTTCCAGTATTATCTCAACAGTATGGAAGATTACATACGGTATGAAACCGAACATGCCTCCCGCTTACAAGATGAGCATATAAAAAAATTCAGGGATAGATTTGTAACATTCCAGACCTTGCTCGAAGTGGTAGAATAG
- a CDS encoding acetyl-CoA carboxylase carboxyltransferase subunit alpha encodes MLLDFEKPIAELEAKLADMKQLAVDKNVDVQMAVKFLEESIVKLKKETYQNLTRWQRVQLSRHGDRPYTLDYIYNITDQFIELFGDRTVRDDKAMVGGFGSIDGQTVMFIGQQKGRNTKQRQQRNFGMANPEGYRKALRLMKMAEKFNKPIVTLIDTPGAYPGIEAEERGQGEAIARNLKEMFMLKVPVICIIIGEGASGGALGIAIGDKVLMLENTWYSVISPESCSSILWRSWEYKEQAAEALKLTAEDMFHFKLVDGIIDEPLGGAHIDPVRMSQTIKQEIIRNLDILNQLTPQERINMRIDKFCSMGVFVE; translated from the coding sequence ATGCTATTGGATTTTGAGAAACCTATTGCGGAGTTAGAAGCAAAACTAGCAGATATGAAACAGCTTGCAGTAGATAAGAACGTGGATGTACAAATGGCTGTAAAATTTCTGGAAGAAAGCATTGTCAAGTTAAAAAAGGAAACCTATCAGAATCTCACCCGCTGGCAAAGAGTTCAGCTTTCCCGGCATGGCGACAGGCCTTATACCCTGGATTATATATATAATATCACCGACCAGTTTATTGAACTCTTTGGCGACCGTACTGTGAGAGATGATAAAGCAATGGTAGGTGGCTTTGGCAGTATCGATGGGCAGACTGTTATGTTTATCGGACAGCAGAAAGGACGAAATACCAAACAGCGTCAGCAACGCAACTTTGGCATGGCCAATCCTGAAGGATACCGGAAAGCACTCCGCCTGATGAAAATGGCCGAAAAATTCAATAAACCTATCGTTACCCTGATTGATACGCCTGGCGCCTATCCTGGCATCGAAGCCGAAGAACGCGGACAAGGTGAAGCCATTGCCCGTAATCTGAAGGAAATGTTTATGCTGAAAGTACCAGTGATTTGCATTATTATTGGCGAAGGTGCTTCTGGCGGTGCTTTAGGAATTGCAATTGGCGATAAAGTGCTGATGCTGGAAAATACCTGGTATTCAGTTATTTCTCCTGAATCCTGTTCTTCTATTCTCTGGCGCAGCTGGGAGTACAAAGAACAAGCTGCCGAAGCTTTAAAACTTACCGCTGAAGACATGTTCCACTTCAAACTGGTAGATGGCATTATCGACGAACCTCTGGGTGGTGCTCATATTGATCCGGTACGTATGTCCCAAACTATCAAACAGGAAATTATCCGGAACCTGGATATTCTCAATCAGCTTACGCCTCAGGAACGCATCAATATGCGGATAGATAAGTTTTGCTCCATGGGTGTTTTTGTAGAGTAG
- a CDS encoding patatin-like phospholipase family protein encodes MNVGLVLSGGGARGFAHLGVIKGLQENGFKIQAISGVSAGAVAGALIAAGYKPDKILEIFISTKLYRFLRPSIKLMGLLKMERVEKLYDLYLPDSFEKLQIPLTVCTADIQNGKTVFFDKGPLIKPIMASCCIPIVFEPLQINGKMYIDGGILNNLPVEPLLGKCDFIIGVHTNPINLQMQLTSMRAVMERSLLLAIQSNIKERIGKCNLLIEPPTLNRFTTFDSKKAREIFEIGYAFTMGITDHLLEIREKNLI; translated from the coding sequence ATGAATGTAGGATTAGTTTTATCAGGTGGCGGAGCCAGAGGGTTTGCACATCTGGGTGTGATTAAGGGCTTGCAGGAAAATGGATTTAAAATTCAGGCGATTTCTGGGGTGAGTGCGGGTGCGGTTGCCGGTGCATTGATTGCCGCCGGATACAAGCCGGATAAGATTCTGGAGATATTTATTTCTACCAAACTATACCGGTTTTTACGTCCCTCTATAAAATTGATGGGCTTGCTAAAAATGGAACGGGTAGAAAAATTATATGACCTGTATTTGCCAGATTCCTTTGAGAAATTACAGATTCCGCTTACGGTATGTACGGCAGATATTCAAAACGGCAAAACAGTATTTTTCGATAAAGGCCCATTGATCAAACCCATTATGGCTTCCTGCTGTATTCCAATTGTTTTCGAACCACTGCAGATTAATGGAAAAATGTATATTGATGGCGGTATCCTCAATAATCTTCCAGTAGAACCTCTCTTAGGTAAATGTGATTTTATTATTGGTGTGCATACAAATCCGATTAACCTGCAAATGCAGCTTACTTCTATGCGGGCGGTAATGGAAAGAAGTTTATTGCTGGCCATTCAGAGCAATATTAAGGAACGAATCGGAAAATGTAATCTATTAATTGAGCCTCCAACGCTTAATCGTTTTACTACTTTCGACAGCAAAAAAGCAAGAGAAATCTTTGAAATCGGATACGCATTTACCATGGGCATTACAGACCATCTACTTGAAATCCGCGAAAAAAACCTCATATAG